Proteins from a single region of bacterium:
- the tilS gene encoding tRNA lysidine(34) synthetase TilS, whose amino-acid sequence MKPLLKEIIREVQQLLPARGALIAGVSGGADSVALLYLLYACLPDASQRLHVVHVHHGMRAKEADRDMRLVMRHCQDLNIPCSVYHSHVTKIAVKRGISQETAGRLVRQDCFMDTAVRIKAKAVVLAHHQDDQVETILFNFLRGTGSRGLSGMQADRIFPHPTAPKGLRLLRPLLTIPKQALEMFLRQKKIKWRVDKSNQQNVFARNRLRLELIPLLEKKYNPLLKQRIVQNGESLRRDEALLASLTQKAMRKLGITGEETKCRIHRQALLKLPEAIQWRVLAGVWEMLGIPEKSNQHLRRVWDAVLQGRQGISLPGLWQAGLHRGILVVEKTAPKVQAAAYCMKLKKGLNQNPGVPFGVKMESAARPTRLRRPPDARHVFLDAKSVKGTLVMRTLKTGDVLSPLGMAGKKKSVRKILLEMGLSREEIETWPLVVRNHEVIWVYMGPIAESAKITLATVAAVKISVFPQRARR is encoded by the coding sequence ATGAAACCATTGTTAAAAGAAATTATCCGTGAGGTACAGCAATTGCTGCCTGCACGCGGAGCGTTGATTGCCGGTGTATCCGGCGGGGCGGATTCCGTGGCGCTGCTTTATCTTCTGTACGCTTGTTTACCCGATGCTTCCCAGCGGCTGCATGTTGTGCATGTTCATCATGGCATGCGTGCCAAGGAGGCGGACCGGGATATGCGGCTCGTCATGCGGCATTGCCAAGACCTGAATATTCCTTGTTCTGTTTACCATAGTCATGTCACGAAAATAGCGGTGAAGCGCGGGATTTCCCAAGAGACCGCAGGCCGGTTGGTGCGGCAGGACTGTTTTATGGATACAGCCGTCCGGATCAAGGCCAAAGCCGTTGTGCTGGCGCATCACCAGGACGATCAGGTGGAGACGATTCTGTTTAATTTTTTACGGGGAACCGGAAGCCGCGGGTTATCCGGCATGCAAGCCGATAGAATTTTCCCTCATCCAACCGCACCCAAAGGATTGCGTTTGCTGCGTCCTTTATTAACCATCCCCAAGCAAGCGCTGGAAATGTTTCTGCGGCAAAAAAAAATTAAGTGGCGTGTGGACAAGAGTAATCAACAAAATGTGTTTGCGCGCAACCGTCTCCGGCTGGAATTGATTCCGCTTTTGGAAAAAAAGTATAATCCATTGTTAAAGCAGCGCATTGTACAAAATGGAGAAAGCTTGCGGCGTGATGAAGCCCTGCTGGCGTCGTTGACACAAAAAGCAATGCGAAAACTCGGTATCACCGGAGAAGAAACAAAATGCCGGATTCACCGGCAGGCGTTGTTGAAATTGCCGGAGGCCATCCAATGGCGTGTTTTAGCCGGTGTCTGGGAGATGTTGGGAATTCCGGAGAAATCCAACCAGCATCTCAGACGTGTTTGGGATGCTGTTTTACAAGGCCGGCAGGGAATAAGTCTGCCCGGTCTTTGGCAGGCCGGCTTGCACCGGGGAATATTGGTGGTGGAAAAGACTGCTCCGAAGGTGCAAGCGGCAGCGTACTGTATGAAATTAAAAAAAGGACTCAACCAGAACCCCGGGGTCCCCTTTGGCGTCAAAATGGAATCAGCAGCAAGGCCAACCCGCCTTCGCAGGCCGCCGGATGCGCGGCATGTTTTCCTGGATGCCAAGAGTGTCAAAGGGACGCTGGTGATGCGAACGCTCAAAACCGGTGATGTGCTGAGTCCTTTGGGGATGGCGGGAAAAAAGAAATCCGTCCGAAAGATTTTGCTGGAAATGGGATTGTCCAGGGAAGAAATTGAAACGTGGCCGCTTGTGGTACGGAATCATGAAGTGATATGGGTGTATATGGGTCCCATCGCAGAAAGTGCAAAAATAACTCTTGCCACCGTAGCAGCTGTCAAAATAAGTGTGTTTCCCCAGAGAGCCCGCCGTTGA
- a CDS encoding T9SS type A sorting domain-containing protein produces MHKYLFCLFLFIFLAGLTAPRISLSANRLSYYNFEGTQTTDEVFGSNYEVYDYERRMSVARTTNHPHAGNYCARVNLGTIGYDGINSTLCRPNPHIAIGSFNYGHEDNYGQHTDEQAFYRFWFRYDENVNWHTQIKLFHGGGHNFNDQYSGNYNAYNTPALSPVSAPKPHSIWDSLWHKVEIYHKYAGSNITDIQVWVDNDLIMDLDADDFNQDAEGNQLYPQRTENFGLIHEHTWHFYSYVYRYNDYYSVSHLSQLDELLWTTTPYSTITRDDNPEEVTLFENNTDYYYIRCYSSDYMYNEIVLKKEEWTGIGERRDGHYAQGAGRLFVEFWNGSDWQEVENINDSTAVSGNTLEQDGSITWTAPTTETWRLYWNFISNGGYRWIRLHVQNNPLQGLKADMFIPQYSLGMQLDDIEIWDGLPDDRIPIAGDSKMVLAYPNPAHEKVTFIFTNPTAQNIVIQIFNFAGERVASIKSTIDENNPLVEWHLVNIASGVYIYQVESNGKKIQTDKIAIKK; encoded by the coding sequence ATGCATAAATATTTGTTTTGCTTATTTTTATTTATATTTTTAGCGGGGCTGACAGCACCACGAATTTCACTAAGCGCCAATCGGTTGAGTTATTATAATTTCGAGGGAACGCAGACAACGGATGAAGTTTTTGGTAGTAATTATGAAGTCTATGATTATGAGCGACGTATGAGCGTTGCCCGGACCACTAATCATCCCCATGCCGGTAACTATTGCGCGCGTGTAAACTTGGGCACAATTGGCTATGACGGGATAAACAGTACGCTCTGCAGGCCGAACCCGCATATTGCAATAGGGTCTTTTAATTATGGCCATGAGGATAACTATGGACAACATACGGACGAGCAGGCTTTTTACCGATTTTGGTTCAGGTATGATGAAAATGTCAACTGGCATACGCAAATAAAATTATTCCACGGCGGCGGACATAATTTTAATGACCAGTATTCCGGAAATTACAATGCTTATAATACGCCGGCCCTTTCGCCGGTTTCAGCCCCCAAGCCGCATTCCATCTGGGACAGTCTGTGGCATAAAGTTGAAATTTATCATAAATACGCAGGCAGCAATATAACCGATATCCAAGTCTGGGTGGATAATGATTTAATCATGGATTTGGATGCGGATGATTTTAATCAGGATGCAGAAGGCAATCAGCTTTATCCGCAGCGCACAGAAAATTTCGGGCTGATTCATGAGCATACCTGGCATTTTTACAGCTATGTTTACCGGTATAATGATTATTATTCAGTTTCGCATCTCTCACAATTGGACGAGCTTCTCTGGACCACAACACCTTATTCCACCATTACCCGCGATGACAATCCGGAAGAAGTCACTCTTTTTGAAAATAACACGGATTATTACTATATCCGGTGCTACAGTTCGGATTATATGTACAATGAAATTGTGTTAAAAAAGGAAGAGTGGACCGGAATCGGCGAACGCCGGGACGGTCATTATGCCCAGGGAGCAGGTCGGTTGTTTGTGGAATTTTGGAATGGGAGCGATTGGCAGGAAGTCGAAAACATAAATGACAGCACGGCAGTATCCGGGAATACCCTGGAGCAGGATGGTTCCATTACCTGGACTGCGCCCACCACCGAAACTTGGCGGTTGTACTGGAATTTCATCTCTAACGGCGGCTACCGATGGATCAGGTTGCATGTTCAAAATAATCCCCTACAGGGATTAAAAGCCGATATGTTTATACCGCAATATTCATTAGGCATGCAATTGGATGATATTGAAATTTGGGACGGATTGCCGGATGATCGAATACCCATCGCCGGGGATTCAAAAATGGTTTTAGCTTACCCCAATCCAGCCCATGAAAAGGTTACTTTCATATTCACTAATCCCACAGCGCAAAACATTGTTATTCAAATTTTTAATTTTGCCGGGGAAAGGGTCGCCTCTATAAAATCCACCATTGATGAAAATAATCCTCTGGTGGAATGGCATTTAGTTAATATCGCCAGTGGCGTTTATATTTATCAAGTGGAAAGCAATGGAAAAAAAATCCAAACGGATAAAATTGCAATTAAAAAATAG
- the ftsH gene encoding ATP-dependent zinc metalloprotease FtsH, with translation MNNSLKTLSFWLFIFVVVIMLVNYINLPKHIGQKQYTYSEFLSDVDRGEIAKVVIVQKEQAGKEITGKRKDSTPFNLVAPMDDPQLFNKLHEKNIEIVGKIPETSPLQWLATFFFSWGPVIAFILFWLYYLNKMQGGAGGAMSFGKSKAKLQTPSNRPKVTFADVAGVDEAKQDLEEIIEYLKDPSKFQRLGGKIPKGVLLLGHPGTGKTLLARAIAGEAGVPFFSISGSDFVEMFVGVGASRVRDLFEQGKKNSPCIIFIDEIDAVGRHRGAGLGGGHDEREQTLNQLLVEMDGFEVNSGVILIAATNRPDVLDPALVRPGRFDRQVVVDRPDLLGRVGILKVHTKEIVLGPDVDLQILARRTPGFSGADLANLANEGALLAARRNKRAVTMSELEEAIERVLAGPERKSRVVSEREKKVIAYHEAGHALVARFIPGTNPVHKISIIPRGQAALGYTLQLPTEDRFLMMKEELHSDITGLLAGRAAEELIFKEISTGASNDLERATDIAHRMVCEYGMSKEMGAMTFGKKDREVFIGKDLMKEKNYSEMTAQGIDKEVKRIVSTAYDRAAMILKKNETKLHKLAGTLLEKEIIEGEEVNLILNIKTPAAKEAKA, from the coding sequence GTGAATAATTCATTAAAAACACTTTCATTTTGGCTTTTTATTTTTGTCGTTGTTATCATGCTCGTCAATTACATTAATTTGCCGAAACATATCGGGCAAAAACAATATACCTATTCTGAATTTTTAAGTGATGTGGATCGCGGAGAAATTGCCAAGGTCGTGATTGTACAAAAAGAGCAGGCAGGCAAGGAGATCACCGGAAAACGTAAAGACAGCACACCGTTTAATCTGGTCGCGCCTATGGATGATCCGCAGCTATTCAACAAGCTGCATGAAAAGAACATTGAGATTGTCGGGAAAATCCCTGAAACCTCGCCGCTTCAGTGGCTGGCGACGTTTTTCTTTTCCTGGGGACCGGTCATTGCATTCATTCTTTTTTGGTTGTACTATCTTAATAAAATGCAGGGCGGCGCCGGCGGCGCCATGTCCTTTGGCAAGAGCAAGGCGAAACTCCAGACCCCCTCCAACCGTCCCAAAGTAACCTTTGCCGATGTTGCCGGTGTGGATGAAGCAAAACAGGACCTGGAAGAAATTATTGAATATTTAAAGGATCCGTCAAAATTTCAACGTTTGGGCGGGAAAATTCCCAAAGGCGTTTTACTGCTGGGACATCCCGGAACCGGCAAGACACTGCTGGCCCGTGCGATTGCCGGTGAGGCAGGTGTGCCGTTTTTTAGTATTTCCGGATCGGATTTTGTGGAAATGTTTGTTGGCGTCGGCGCGTCACGCGTCCGTGATCTTTTCGAGCAGGGCAAGAAGAACTCGCCCTGCATCATTTTTATTGATGAGATTGATGCTGTCGGCAGACACCGTGGTGCCGGTTTGGGCGGCGGACACGATGAGCGGGAACAAACCCTCAATCAGCTTTTGGTGGAGATGGACGGTTTTGAGGTCAATTCCGGTGTTATTCTGATTGCAGCCACCAACCGGCCGGATGTGCTTGATCCCGCACTCGTGCGTCCGGGGCGTTTTGACCGTCAGGTGGTGGTGGACCGGCCGGATTTACTGGGCCGAGTGGGTATTTTAAAAGTGCACACCAAGGAGATTGTTCTTGGGCCGGATGTTGATCTTCAGATTCTGGCGCGGCGTACGCCCGGGTTTTCCGGTGCCGACCTGGCGAATTTGGCGAATGAGGGTGCCTTGCTGGCGGCACGGCGGAATAAACGGGCGGTCACCATGTCGGAACTGGAAGAAGCTATTGAGCGCGTTTTGGCCGGACCGGAGCGGAAAAGCCGTGTGGTGTCTGAACGGGAGAAAAAAGTTATTGCATATCATGAAGCAGGCCATGCCTTGGTGGCGCGTTTTATTCCCGGAACCAACCCCGTCCACAAAATTTCAATTATTCCCCGCGGACAGGCAGCATTGGGTTATACGTTGCAGCTCCCCACCGAAGACCGGTTTTTGATGATGAAAGAGGAGTTGCATTCAGATATTACCGGGCTTTTGGCCGGGCGGGCGGCGGAAGAACTTATTTTTAAAGAAATATCAACCGGCGCATCCAATGATTTGGAACGTGCCACAGACATCGCGCATCGCATGGTCTGTGAATACGGCATGTCCAAGGAAATGGGTGCCATGACCTTTGGGAAAAAAGACCGCGAGGTTTTTATTGGCAAAGACCTGATGAAGGAAAAAAATTATAGCGAGATGACGGCGCAAGGGATTGATAAGGAAGTGAAGCGAATTGTATCAACCGCCTACGATAGGGCGGCGATGATCCTGAAAAAAAATGAGACCAAGCTGCATAAGTTGGCCGGGACTCTTTTGGAAAAAGAAATTATTGAAGGTGAAGAAGTTAATCTGATTCTTAATATCAAAACACCTGCCGCCAAGGAGGCCAAGGCTTAA
- a CDS encoding periplasmic heavy metal sensor: MKMKQIQKSIMIAVIALVMAAPAAMARPMGGGAGGPGARSEMMAGGPSGMISQLNLTKEQIDLLKKEKLKKRKTMIQQHSTLELLQIDLAEEVGRDNPNMGKIEKMAKKIGDIHGQMTAERVKSIIYLRSILTDEQKQIMEVQQLHFEGMGGHKGTKGKPGRGKHR; the protein is encoded by the coding sequence ATGAAAATGAAACAGATACAGAAAAGTATTATGATCGCAGTTATCGCACTGGTGATGGCAGCTCCGGCAGCCATGGCGCGTCCCATGGGGGGGGGGGCCGGTGGTCCTGGCGCCAGATCTGAAATGATGGCAGGCGGTCCTTCCGGCATGATTTCCCAACTTAACCTCACCAAAGAACAAATTGATTTATTGAAAAAGGAAAAGCTAAAAAAACGCAAAACCATGATTCAACAGCATTCGACGCTTGAGCTGTTGCAAATTGACTTGGCGGAAGAAGTCGGCCGGGATAATCCGAATATGGGCAAGATAGAAAAGATGGCGAAAAAAATCGGGGATATTCACGGGCAAATGACGGCCGAGCGGGTTAAATCAATTATTTATTTGCGCAGTATTTTGACAGATGAGCAAAAGCAAATAATGGAGGTCCAACAGCTTCATTTTGAGGGGATGGGTGGACATAAAGGCACGAAAGGTAAACCAGGCCGGGGAAAACATAGATAG
- a CDS encoding MMPL family transporter: protein MLEKLTLWVGKYPKIIIALIISATVFFYFGLNKLDVSGDVESMIPANDPVKTAYDQVDETFGGAKFAMVVMDLGEVFSAGSLREIDQLTLALEKVKGVNSVLSITNVEEIRGVEGGIEVVELIEDIPESEAELRELQKGVLSNDDYVGQIVSENGRIALIMVQILPNADVVEVICNLKEEVNKLGLEHKTHLTGQAVLDMEMDTILSKDMAKLLPLAMLLMVGILYFSFRNLRGVVLPLLIVVVTIIWTMGLMGYLGVPLTPISNIMPIILISIGIADGIHILARYREEISLGWDKRKALTRTIVFVGMACFLTSITTMGGFGSLGVSSLSLIRSFGLFTAVGVGIAFIITITLFLAFLFLLRPHKRESVGNRKTFLQGTLKKWADFVVGRAKTVLIIAGVLILAAGLGIPLISTESDFISFFPPGGPVRSAYNVVKDNFGGADIIQIAIKGNIQEPEVLRAMEHLQNDITEIEILSRPASIVNLLRNTNKALHEGKPKFKILPETEEEVAQYLLLLSLGGSEQLDNMLSFDYQHALIQSRVATYKISEREKMIAEIEGAIDKYFDNTTEVVLTGTPILSYRMNKLIVKGQLQSLVLAIMIVLLLMIIISKSLSYGALCAIPIILTVILNFGIMGWFGIPLDVASAVIASIVIGIGVDYAIHFFNRYKEELALGKKVEQALKITISNTGQAIFYNAAAVGLGFLVLVFASMPPIARMGWMIALTMLFSSLASMTVLPALLFLRDRHKIKIEGGNQYAK from the coding sequence ATGCTGGAAAAACTAACCCTATGGGTGGGTAAATATCCGAAAATCATAATCGCTCTCATTATTTCGGCGACAGTCTTCTTTTACTTCGGTCTTAATAAGCTGGATGTAAGCGGTGATGTGGAATCCATGATTCCTGCAAATGACCCGGTAAAGACGGCCTACGACCAGGTTGACGAAACTTTTGGCGGAGCAAAGTTTGCCATGGTGGTTATGGACCTGGGCGAGGTCTTCAGCGCCGGTTCATTGCGCGAAATAGATCAATTAACTCTGGCATTGGAAAAAGTGAAAGGGGTTAATTCCGTTCTGAGTATAACCAATGTTGAAGAGATTCGGGGAGTTGAGGGCGGGATCGAGGTGGTGGAACTGATTGAGGATATTCCGGAGAGTGAAGCCGAACTCCGGGAATTGCAGAAAGGAGTGTTATCCAATGATGACTATGTGGGGCAGATAGTTTCCGAAAATGGAAGAATTGCCCTAATTATGGTTCAGATTTTACCTAATGCAGATGTAGTGGAGGTTATCTGCAATCTCAAAGAGGAGGTGAATAAACTCGGACTGGAGCACAAGACTCACTTGACCGGTCAAGCTGTGCTGGACATGGAAATGGATACAATACTGAGCAAAGACATGGCCAAATTGCTTCCTTTGGCTATGCTGCTAATGGTAGGGATACTTTACTTCAGCTTTCGCAATCTAAGAGGAGTGGTTTTGCCATTACTTATTGTTGTGGTTACAATTATCTGGACTATGGGACTTATGGGATATCTTGGAGTACCCCTTACTCCTATTAGTAATATCATGCCGATTATTCTTATCAGTATAGGCATTGCGGACGGGATTCATATTCTTGCCCGGTACCGTGAGGAAATTTCGCTGGGCTGGGATAAAAGGAAAGCTTTAACCAGAACAATAGTGTTCGTAGGTATGGCATGTTTTTTAACATCCATTACTACCATGGGAGGTTTTGGTTCGCTGGGTGTTTCTTCCTTAAGCCTGATTAGAAGCTTTGGTTTGTTTACTGCCGTGGGAGTGGGTATTGCTTTTATAATTACAATCACTTTATTCCTGGCATTTCTTTTCTTGCTGCGTCCTCATAAAAGAGAATCTGTTGGCAACAGAAAAACATTTTTGCAGGGAACTCTGAAAAAATGGGCGGATTTTGTTGTAGGCAGAGCCAAAACAGTGCTGATAATCGCCGGGGTGCTTATCCTGGCAGCCGGTCTGGGGATTCCGTTGATTAGCACTGAATCGGATTTTATTAGTTTCTTTCCACCGGGCGGGCCGGTTAGATCAGCTTACAATGTGGTCAAGGATAATTTTGGCGGCGCGGATATTATTCAAATTGCTATCAAGGGCAATATTCAGGAGCCTGAAGTTTTGCGGGCCATGGAGCATCTGCAAAATGATATCACGGAGATTGAAATTTTAAGCCGGCCTGCGTCTATCGTTAATCTTTTGCGCAATACCAATAAAGCCTTGCACGAGGGGAAGCCGAAATTCAAAATTCTGCCGGAAACAGAAGAAGAGGTAGCCCAATATCTTCTGCTCCTGTCCCTGGGAGGTTCGGAGCAACTGGATAATATGCTTTCTTTTGACTATCAACATGCTTTGATCCAATCCCGGGTAGCAACCTATAAAATTTCAGAACGGGAGAAAATGATTGCTGAAATAGAAGGAGCAATTGATAAATATTTTGACAACACGACTGAGGTAGTATTAACCGGAACGCCCATCCTGTCATACAGAATGAATAAGCTTATTGTAAAAGGACAATTACAAAGTCTGGTTCTGGCAATTATGATTGTTCTGTTGCTGATGATTATCATCTCAAAATCATTAAGCTATGGCGCGCTTTGCGCTATCCCGATTATACTCACGGTGATTTTGAACTTTGGGATAATGGGTTGGTTTGGGATACCGCTGGACGTGGCTTCGGCGGTTATTGCCAGCATTGTTATTGGTATAGGGGTAGACTACGCTATTCACTTTTTTAATCGCTATAAGGAAGAACTGGCCCTGGGCAAAAAAGTGGAGCAGGCCTTGAAGATTACTATTTCAAATACCGGCCAGGCAATCTTTTACAATGCCGCGGCCGTGGGATTGGGTTTTTTGGTACTGGTGTTCGCGTCCATGCCGCCCATAGCACGCATGGGCTGGATGATTGCCTTGACCATGCTTTTTTCATCCCTGGCGTCAATGACCGTATTGCCGGCATTGTTATTCCTGCGGGACAGACACAAAATAAAAATCGAAGGAGGTAATCAGTATGCTAAGTAA
- a CDS encoding zf-HC2 domain-containing protein — MNCRKAETLLADQALGFLSAKQEKSLSDHLARCHHCQVQAGSYLSATRALQTNASEQMTFQLADRVIAHARPEKPQGFNPMKWWVPAVMGAVAVLMIGIMPLFFSTQSKDMTRQEVLNAYAEDLNQLGIHNEAKSYRSEFDYETYGVPGTVSQYLN; from the coding sequence GTGAATTGCAGGAAGGCTGAAACATTACTGGCAGATCAGGCCTTGGGGTTTTTGTCTGCCAAACAGGAAAAATCACTAAGCGATCATCTGGCCCGGTGTCATCATTGCCAGGTCCAGGCCGGCAGTTATTTATCAGCCACCCGGGCGTTGCAGACCAATGCTTCCGAGCAGATGACCTTTCAGTTGGCAGACCGGGTTATCGCGCATGCCCGCCCGGAAAAGCCGCAGGGGTTCAACCCTATGAAATGGTGGGTGCCGGCTGTCATGGGGGCAGTAGCAGTCTTAATGATCGGGATAATGCCTTTGTTTTTTTCCACCCAGAGCAAGGATATGACCCGGCAGGAAGTGCTTAATGCGTATGCCGAAGACTTGAATCAATTGGGTATTCACAATGAGGCAAAAAGTTATCGTAGTGAGTTTGATTATGAAACCTATGGGGTGCCCGGTACGGTGTCCCAATATCTGAACTAA
- the cdaA gene encoding diadenylate cyclase CdaA yields MPLELTRFYQLLIDFRWQDALDILLVSFLIYRVLLMIRETRTMQMLKGFLFLLLFAFVGSQIQLYTINWLMTSLWAVWLIAFAIIFQPELRRMLIQLGRRRMFLGLLKEEARLYKEITEACRVLARRKIGALIVLERDVNLKGFIDTGTSMDAELSAELLVTIFVPKTPLHDGSVIVREWRVVAAGCILPLTQDPNVSRNYGTRHRAAIGVTEETDAVAIVVSEENRSISLAVGGKITPAIDSQTLEEMLTLYGPKRG; encoded by the coding sequence ATGCCGCTTGAATTGACGCGGTTTTATCAATTGCTTATAGATTTTCGCTGGCAGGATGCGCTGGATATTCTGTTGGTATCCTTTTTGATTTATCGTGTCCTGCTTATGATTCGTGAGACACGGACCATGCAGATGCTCAAGGGATTTTTGTTTCTGCTCCTGTTTGCCTTTGTGGGATCTCAGATACAGCTGTATACCATCAACTGGCTGATGACCAGTCTCTGGGCGGTCTGGTTGATTGCTTTTGCAATTATTTTTCAACCGGAGCTGCGTCGTATGTTGATTCAATTGGGGCGCCGCCGGATGTTTTTAGGACTGTTAAAAGAAGAGGCGCGGTTATACAAAGAAATTACCGAAGCTTGCCGGGTGCTGGCGCGCCGCAAAATCGGCGCCTTGATCGTATTGGAAAGGGATGTGAATTTAAAGGGTTTTATCGATACCGGGACAAGTATGGATGCAGAACTTTCGGCGGAATTGCTGGTAACAATTTTTGTTCCCAAGACGCCGCTGCACGACGGTTCTGTGATTGTCCGGGAATGGCGTGTGGTGGCTGCGGGTTGTATTCTTCCGCTCACCCAGGACCCCAATGTTTCAAGAAATTATGGAACCCGTCATCGCGCTGCAATCGGTGTTACCGAAGAGACAGATGCGGTCGCCATTGTGGTTTCTGAAGAGAACCGGAGCATTTCATTGGCCGTGGGAGGAAAGATCACACCTGCAATTGACAGCCAGACTTTGGAAGAAATGCTCACCTTATACGGACCCAAGAGGGGGTAG
- a CDS encoding sigma-70 family RNA polymerase sigma factor, whose product MAVINPDVALRFHTGDLEALREIVDYYQNKVFRIGLKLLGKREDAADFSQDAFLRAYEKRSYFDPARPFEPWFYKVAVNVGRERLRRRREIPSSDVMPELRVEAIGEKLLLDQERRARVWQALQELKPNYRECLILRFESDLRLHEIAQTLGLSLGTVKTRLRRGLMAFKNSYQAQGGDHSELQEG is encoded by the coding sequence ATGGCCGTGATAAATCCAGATGTTGCACTTCGGTTTCATACGGGTGATCTCGAGGCGCTCCGTGAAATCGTGGACTATTACCAAAACAAAGTGTTTAGAATCGGCCTGAAACTCCTGGGAAAAAGAGAGGATGCGGCGGATTTCAGTCAGGATGCCTTTTTACGGGCTTATGAAAAAAGGAGTTACTTTGATCCTGCCAGGCCATTTGAGCCTTGGTTTTACAAAGTAGCGGTGAATGTAGGACGGGAGCGACTGCGTCGTCGTCGCGAGATTCCGAGCAGTGATGTGATGCCGGAACTGCGGGTGGAGGCGATAGGCGAAAAATTATTGCTTGACCAGGAGCGAAGAGCTCGTGTTTGGCAGGCTTTGCAGGAACTCAAGCCCAACTACCGCGAGTGTTTGATTTTGCGCTTTGAATCCGATCTTCGTCTGCATGAAATTGCGCAGACACTGGGGCTTTCACTCGGCACAGTGAAAACCAGATTGCGCCGGGGTCTTATGGCGTTTAAAAATAGTTACCAAGCACAAGGAGGCGATCACAGTGAATTGCAGGAAGGCTGA
- the folP gene encoding dihydropteroate synthase → MGSPARGFFLNCRSKRFNLAIRPLLMGIINLTTDSFSDGGRYRTPLSAYQRAKAMIDAGADIIDVGAESTRPGAIPISAPEELRRILPVLKRIVNLGVPVSVDTYKPEVARKVIAAGAQMINDVTGLQDPEMRQVVARAKVPIVIMHIQGTPQTMQKAPRYDDVVQDVRKALLRRVRQARVAGIADSKIILDPGIGFGKNLQHNLLLLNNIQDLIKTGYPVLIGVSRKSFISGILGTLPPQERVWGTSAAVALAVARGAHILRVHDVSEMKMTIQVAHAIRDAGKRQKQEKATRRQVAHAA, encoded by the coding sequence ATGGGCAGTCCTGCCAGAGGATTTTTTTTAAATTGCCGCAGTAAACGTTTTAATCTTGCAATCCGCCCGTTACTCATGGGTATTATCAATTTGACAACCGATTCTTTTTCCGATGGGGGACGTTATCGGACCCCGCTGTCAGCGTATCAACGTGCCAAGGCGATGATTGACGCGGGAGCCGATATTATTGATGTGGGTGCAGAGTCAACCCGTCCGGGGGCAATCCCCATATCCGCTCCGGAAGAATTGCGGCGTATCCTGCCGGTGCTGAAACGGATTGTCAATTTGGGTGTTCCGGTATCGGTGGATACTTATAAGCCGGAAGTCGCCCGCAAAGTGATTGCTGCAGGTGCTCAAATGATTAATGATGTCACTGGTCTGCAAGATCCTGAAATGCGTCAGGTGGTTGCGCGCGCCAAGGTTCCGATTGTGATAATGCATATACAAGGAACGCCGCAAACCATGCAAAAAGCACCCCGGTATGATGATGTTGTGCAGGATGTCCGTAAAGCATTGCTGCGCAGGGTTCGCCAGGCACGTGTCGCCGGGATTGCTGATTCCAAAATTATTTTAGATCCCGGGATAGGCTTTGGAAAAAATCTTCAGCATAATCTTTTGTTGTTGAACAATATCCAGGATTTGATTAAAACCGGGTATCCGGTTTTAATCGGAGTCTCCCGTAAATCATTTATCAGCGGCATTCTCGGCACCCTCCCGCCTCAGGAGCGGGTATGGGGCACTTCGGCCGCTGTGGCGCTGGCTGTCGCGCGAGGTGCGCATATTTTACGTGTGCATGATGTTTCTGAGATGAAGATGACCATCCAGGTCGCGCATGCCATTCGAGACGCCGGGAAGCGTCAAAAGCAGGAAAAGGCAACAAGGAGGCAAGTCGCCCATGCCGCTTGA